One region of Synechococcus elongatus PCC 11801 genomic DNA includes:
- a CDS encoding DUF4160 domain-containing protein, producing the protein MPIISMFYGILIRMYLLDNQHHNLPHIHARYAEYEASISILDGEVLAGELPRKQLRIVQAWIELHTDELRVNWELAMNGQLPYKIDPL; encoded by the coding sequence ATGCCAATTATTTCAATGTTCTATGGGATTTTGATTAGGATGTATTTGCTAGACAATCAGCATCATAATCTACCCCACATTCACGCTCGCTATGCCGAATATGAAGCCTCGATCAGTATTTTAGATGGTGAAGTTCTGGCAGGTGAGCTGCCAAGGAAACAGCTTCGCATTGTGCAAGCTTGGATTGAATTACATACAGATGAGCTTAGAGTGAACTGGGAACTCGCAATGAATGGTCAATTGCCTTATAAAATCGACCCACTTTAA
- the hypE gene encoding hydrogenase expression/formation protein HypE codes for MIWDCPLPSTGGDRIQLAHGSGGRQMNQLIETIFRSAFEDSPTVAADAAVLTLPSDRIAVSTDSFVIQPLFFPGGDIGSLAVHGTVNDLLMRGATPHSLTASFILEEGFPIATLTSLVQSMASAAQADGVHICAGDTKVVERGKADGVYITTTGIGSLLPDRQIGPQQIQVGDAIVINGDLGRHGVAVLACREGLTLELPLLSDAASLRSPVLGLLDAGVDLHCLRDLTRGGLASALNELAAVGVGMDIEAAAIPVDPVVAGVCEILGLDPLQVANEGRFVAFLPADQVAIALETLRQIWPDQEPRWIGCVQSTTPGLVRLRQPFGGDRLLEMLSGEQLPRIC; via the coding sequence ATGATCTGGGATTGTCCATTACCGTCAACCGGTGGCGATCGCATTCAACTCGCCCATGGGAGTGGTGGTCGCCAGATGAATCAGCTGATCGAGACGATATTTCGATCAGCCTTTGAAGACTCCCCAACCGTTGCGGCTGACGCTGCAGTTTTGACTCTGCCCAGCGATCGCATTGCAGTTAGTACCGATAGTTTTGTCATCCAACCGTTGTTTTTTCCCGGTGGTGATATCGGCTCGCTGGCTGTGCATGGCACAGTTAATGACTTGCTGATGCGCGGAGCCACTCCCCATAGCCTGACGGCCAGCTTCATCCTCGAAGAGGGCTTCCCGATCGCTACCCTGACGAGCCTTGTCCAGTCAATGGCTTCTGCTGCCCAAGCTGATGGAGTCCACATTTGTGCGGGTGATACCAAAGTCGTGGAGCGGGGCAAAGCTGACGGTGTCTACATTACGACCACGGGAATCGGCAGCCTACTGCCCGATCGACAGATCGGTCCGCAGCAGATTCAGGTCGGCGATGCCATTGTGATCAATGGAGACTTGGGACGGCATGGGGTTGCGGTTCTTGCTTGTCGCGAGGGATTGACGTTGGAGCTGCCGCTGCTCAGTGATGCTGCCAGTTTGCGATCGCCCGTTTTGGGTTTGCTCGACGCTGGAGTTGATCTGCACTGTTTGCGCGATCTCACGCGGGGAGGACTCGCTAGCGCCCTGAATGAGCTGGCTGCCGTGGGCGTGGGCATGGATATTGAAGCAGCTGCAATTCCAGTCGATCCGGTAGTTGCCGGCGTCTGCGAAATTCTGGGGTTGGATCCACTGCAAGTGGCCAACGAAGGCCGATTTGTGGCTTTTCTCCCCGCCGATCAAGTGGCGATCGCCCTAGAGACCTTGCGCCAGATTTGGCCCGATCAGGAACCTCGCTGGATTGGTTGCGTCCAATCAACCACGCCTGGCCTCGTGCGGTTGCGCCAGCCTTTTGGGGGCGATCGCCTCTTAGAAATGCTCAGTGGCGAACAGTTGCCCCGCATTTGCTAA
- a CDS encoding tyrosine-type recombinase/integrase, with protein MTALDRAEDWFRQLLAAERNHRNNAMLRLIYYAGLRPEELTAIRWQDVRAIGGNQGLLTLPTGGELLLPSHCWSHLLYLRSPQTNAQSLIFLSRHGSALSPARVSGIVRNAARRVGLTFPCTAQQLWDCHAQSAVERGAPVALIAATLRTGQHLGHYIGQTSAAYLG; from the coding sequence ATGACAGCCCTTGATCGTGCCGAAGATTGGTTTCGTCAGTTACTTGCGGCTGAGCGGAATCATCGCAATAACGCAATGCTGCGGCTGATTTACTATGCAGGTTTGCGCCCAGAAGAATTGACTGCTATCCGTTGGCAGGATGTCCGCGCGATCGGGGGGAACCAAGGTCTGTTGACTTTACCCACGGGGGGTGAACTGTTGCTCCCGAGTCACTGCTGGAGCCACCTCCTCTATTTGCGATCGCCCCAAACCAACGCTCAATCCCTGATCTTTCTCAGCCGCCATGGCAGCGCTCTCAGCCCAGCCCGAGTCAGTGGCATTGTTCGCAATGCTGCCCGCCGCGTTGGCTTGACTTTTCCCTGCACTGCCCAACAACTCTGGGATTGCCATGCCCAAAGTGCGGTTGAACGTGGTGCCCCTGTTGCCCTGATTGCTGCGACGCTTCGCACCGGCCAACATCTGGGACACTACATCGGTCAGACCTCTGCGGCTTATCTCGGCTGA
- a CDS encoding Spy/CpxP family protein refolding chaperone translates to MSRLLQKLALVSLLGALTIPAVAHAQANPNGDRPNRTQRWEQLNLTPEQRQQLSSLREQDKAQLKQLREQIKATQTQLRQLWASNASESQLSQQQAQLNALKQQAQQLRFQQSLKLRAILTPEQRQQLQQQRSERRQQWRERGGAESPN, encoded by the coding sequence ATGTCTCGACTCCTGCAAAAGTTGGCCTTGGTAAGCCTGTTGGGGGCTCTCACTATTCCAGCCGTCGCCCATGCCCAGGCCAATCCCAATGGCGATCGCCCCAATCGCACACAGCGCTGGGAGCAACTGAATCTCACGCCTGAACAGCGCCAACAGCTCAGCAGTCTCCGCGAGCAAGATAAAGCGCAACTGAAACAGCTCCGCGAACAAATCAAAGCTACTCAAACCCAACTGCGACAGCTGTGGGCCAGCAATGCCAGTGAGTCTCAACTCAGCCAACAGCAAGCTCAGCTCAATGCGCTCAAGCAACAGGCCCAGCAGCTGCGTTTTCAACAGAGCTTGAAACTCCGAGCCATTCTCACACCCGAGCAACGTCAACAGCTCCAACAACAGCGATCGGAACGCCGCCAACAGTGGCGTGAGCGTGGCGGAGCAGAGTCCCCGAACTGA
- a CDS encoding DUF2442 domain-containing protein, translated as MYWDVKKVQPLPDYQIQVDLEDGRRGIFDLTPYLEHGQFRDLQDLSYFNQVGILFGAVTWPNGQDIAPETLLAGLQTTTSLSTGPS; from the coding sequence ATGTATTGGGATGTCAAAAAAGTTCAACCACTACCTGATTATCAGATTCAGGTTGATTTAGAAGATGGTCGCAGAGGAATTTTTGATCTCACTCCTTATTTGGAGCATGGACAATTTCGAGATTTACAAGATCTGAGTTACTTCAATCAAGTTGGCATTTTATTTGGGGCTGTCACTTGGCCTAACGGCCAAGATATTGCTCCAGAGACGCTACTAGCAGGCCTACAAACGACAACCTCGCTGTCGACAGGACCGTCCTAA
- a CDS encoding Fur family transcriptional regulator, giving the protein MSETAAQPPIRSLEDALNRCQDKGMRVSRQRRYILELLWDAQEHLSAREIYDRLSRAGRDIGHTSVYQNLEALAANGIVECLDRSEGRLYGNISDPHSHINCLDSNQIIDVQVQLPAELLDRLEAETGVRIVDYRIDFYGYQNQP; this is encoded by the coding sequence ATGTCCGAGACTGCGGCTCAACCTCCAATTCGATCCCTTGAGGATGCCTTGAATCGCTGCCAAGACAAAGGCATGCGAGTCAGCCGGCAGCGCCGCTACATCTTGGAATTACTCTGGGACGCTCAAGAACATCTTTCGGCACGGGAAATTTACGATCGCCTCAGTCGGGCTGGCCGCGATATCGGTCACACGTCGGTCTACCAAAACTTAGAAGCTCTCGCTGCCAATGGTATTGTTGAGTGTCTCGATCGCTCCGAAGGGCGTTTATACGGCAATATCAGCGATCCTCACAGTCATATCAACTGCCTAGATTCCAATCAGATCATTGATGTGCAGGTGCAATTGCCCGCAGAATTGCTGGACCGCCTCGAAGCAGAAACCGGCGTCCGGATTGTGGACTATCGCATCGATTTCTATGGCTATCAGAATCAACCGTAA
- a CDS encoding NUDIX hydrolase gives MLSWLWAGLRSLLRRPLVAVSLIATLPNGELVLIQRQDDGGWSLPGGLIDRGETVAQAAARELREETGLRLVSIERCVGIYSAPDRDPRLHSVCIALAVTVAGDLQVGDRHEVRAVASFPPDRLPSGPYSHDHARQLQDYQSGAVVIA, from the coding sequence ATGCTGTCTTGGCTGTGGGCAGGGTTGCGATCGCTGTTGCGGCGACCTTTGGTGGCGGTATCGTTGATTGCGACCTTGCCGAATGGCGAACTGGTCTTGATTCAGCGGCAGGATGATGGCGGCTGGAGTTTGCCTGGTGGCCTGATCGATCGCGGTGAGACAGTGGCGCAGGCAGCAGCTCGGGAATTGCGAGAAGAAACGGGTTTGCGCTTAGTTAGCATCGAGCGCTGTGTTGGCATTTACAGTGCGCCCGATCGCGATCCTCGGCTGCATTCTGTCTGCATTGCGCTGGCAGTGACGGTTGCTGGCGATCTGCAAGTTGGCGATCGCCATGAAGTGCGCGCGGTCGCGAGTTTTCCGCCCGATCGCCTCCCATCAGGACCCTACAGTCACGATCACGCGCGCCAACTGCAGGACTATCAATCTGGGGCGGTGGTCATTGCTTGA
- the bcp gene encoding thioredoxin-dependent thiol peroxidase — MPLQVGDRAPDFTLPDQQGNPVSLADLRGRRVVIYFYPKDDTPGCTKEACGFRDDFSLFEQAGIVVLGVSKDPASKHQKFIAKYELPFTLLTDADAAIASAYDSYGLKKFMGREYMGMMRHTFVIDAEGNIEQVYTKVKPETHARQILTDLGVE, encoded by the coding sequence ATGCCGTTACAAGTGGGCGATCGCGCGCCAGATTTTACGTTGCCAGATCAACAGGGTAATCCCGTCAGCTTGGCTGACCTGCGAGGTCGGCGTGTGGTGATCTACTTCTACCCGAAGGACGATACACCGGGTTGCACCAAGGAAGCTTGTGGTTTTCGGGACGATTTCAGCTTGTTTGAGCAAGCAGGGATTGTGGTTCTGGGCGTGAGTAAAGACCCCGCCAGCAAACATCAAAAGTTTATTGCCAAGTACGAGCTGCCCTTCACGCTACTCACCGACGCGGATGCAGCTATCGCTAGCGCCTACGACAGTTACGGCCTCAAGAAGTTCATGGGGCGGGAGTACATGGGCATGATGCGCCACACGTTTGTGATCGATGCCGAGGGCAACATTGAGCAGGTTTACACCAAGGTCAAACCCGAAACCCATGCGCGGCAAATTCTGACTGATTTGGGTGTTGAGTAA
- a CDS encoding pantothenate kinase, giving the protein MSRLALAIGNSRWHWGYFSRDSAPRFWDAIAPSQPLSCAELAALLRAQHPEISVETPIAIASVVPQQLTLLPAGWPQRQLQLSDVPLANCYPTLGLDRAIALYEAGYQAGWPVLLIDCGTAITVNAADDLGQFAGGAILPGVALQLRSLTQGTAALPRVAISAEGDRWAMNTSDAIASGVIHGLAGALRGFIEDWRSHHPQRPVYFTGGDGTLLARILTDLPNCRVEPHLLLQGINRLAQAMTTAPD; this is encoded by the coding sequence ATGAGTCGACTCGCACTTGCCATTGGAAATTCACGCTGGCATTGGGGGTATTTCTCTAGAGATTCAGCGCCTCGGTTTTGGGATGCAATCGCTCCTAGTCAACCTCTGAGCTGTGCAGAACTCGCAGCATTGCTACGGGCACAACATCCAGAGATCTCGGTCGAGACTCCGATCGCGATCGCCAGCGTCGTCCCTCAACAACTGACACTGCTCCCCGCAGGCTGGCCTCAGCGACAGCTACAGCTCAGCGATGTACCGCTGGCCAATTGCTATCCGACACTGGGCTTAGATCGGGCGATCGCTCTTTATGAAGCAGGCTACCAAGCGGGTTGGCCGGTGTTACTGATCGACTGTGGCACGGCGATTACAGTCAATGCGGCCGATGATCTAGGACAGTTTGCCGGTGGCGCAATTTTGCCCGGAGTGGCCTTACAACTGCGATCACTTACCCAAGGAACGGCTGCTCTCCCCAGGGTTGCAATATCGGCTGAAGGCGATCGATGGGCAATGAATACCTCAGACGCGATCGCGAGTGGTGTGATCCACGGATTAGCAGGAGCACTTAGAGGTTTTATCGAGGACTGGCGATCGCACCATCCACAACGTCCGGTCTATTTCACTGGCGGCGATGGGACGTTACTAGCAAGAATCCTCACCGATCTGCCCAACTGCCGAGTTGAGCCGCATCTCTTGCTACAAGGCATCAATCGCTTGGCTCAAGCAATGACCACCGCCCCAGATTGA
- a CDS encoding alpha/beta fold hydrolase translates to MGTFVLIHGAGSGAWVWHKVAPRLEHQGHTVITPDLPGHGRNPRPMAEITLARYADSVCDILRAQSEPVVLVGHSLGGAVISQAAEACPEKIQTLVYLAGYLLRNGESPLDISQTDSESLMMGTAVFSDDQLSATCQPEALQELGYADCSAEDLALVRSLITPQAVAPLSTPVQITAERAGRVPKVYILCTQDKVIGPATQRRMAEAGGCDRLLTLDTSHNPYLSAPQAVADCLLTVL, encoded by the coding sequence ATGGGCACCTTTGTTCTAATTCATGGCGCAGGATCGGGCGCTTGGGTGTGGCATAAGGTTGCGCCGCGGTTGGAGCATCAAGGACATACCGTTATTACTCCGGACCTGCCGGGGCACGGCCGCAATCCCCGACCGATGGCGGAGATTACTTTGGCTCGCTATGCAGACTCTGTTTGCGACATCCTGCGTGCCCAATCCGAGCCGGTGGTGTTAGTCGGGCATAGTCTGGGTGGGGCCGTGATCAGCCAAGCAGCGGAGGCTTGTCCTGAAAAAATTCAGACCTTGGTCTATCTGGCGGGTTATTTGCTGCGGAACGGTGAAAGTCCCTTGGATATTTCGCAGACGGACAGTGAGTCCCTGATGATGGGGACTGCAGTCTTCTCAGACGACCAGCTTTCAGCAACTTGCCAGCCCGAAGCATTGCAAGAGCTGGGCTACGCTGACTGTTCTGCAGAAGATCTGGCGCTGGTGCGATCGCTGATCACTCCCCAAGCAGTGGCTCCCCTCTCCACGCCGGTACAAATCACAGCCGAGCGAGCGGGGCGAGTCCCCAAGGTCTACATCCTCTGTACTCAGGACAAAGTTATTGGTCCCGCCACCCAGCGGCGAATGGCGGAGGCTGGGGGCTGCGATCGCCTGCTGACTCTGGACACCAGCCACAATCCCTATCTCTCTGCTCCCCAAGCCGTTGCCGATTGTCTATTGACAGTGCTTTGA
- a CDS encoding YciI family protein, which yields MPWFVKIEQGRVEKAVFDRYVPAHLDYVRQLNAAGHQASSGYWAERGGGMLLFQAESRCQAEQIVAADPLVQSGCVTYELHEWCVVCSATAQNGSLV from the coding sequence ATGCCTTGGTTTGTCAAAATTGAGCAGGGACGCGTGGAAAAAGCGGTTTTTGATCGCTATGTCCCAGCTCATTTAGACTACGTCCGTCAGCTGAATGCAGCCGGTCACCAAGCCAGTAGTGGCTACTGGGCTGAGCGCGGAGGGGGCATGTTGCTCTTTCAAGCTGAGTCGCGGTGCCAAGCAGAACAAATTGTTGCAGCCGATCCGCTGGTCCAGTCCGGCTGTGTGACCTACGAACTCCACGAATGGTGTGTGGTCTGCTCTGCGACAGCGCAGAATGGATCTTTGGTGTAA
- a CDS encoding diflavin flavoprotein: MVATAPAPRLSLAVETIGPNTTTIRSLDWDRSRFDIEFGLQNGTTYNSFLIEADRKALVDTSHAKFQNTYVQQVQELTDLSTLDYLIISHTEPDHSGLVGDILAIAPNVTVVGSKVALQFLENQVHRPFQKLQVKNGDRLDLGQGHELEFVSAPNLHWPDTIFTYDPASQILFTCDAFGMHFCDDRTFDEDLHQLEGDFQYYYECLMAPNARSVLAALKRMKALGEITTIATGHGPLLRRNLREWVDRYQHWSEQKATAETSVLIGYLSDYGYSDRLSQAIGRGLVKTGVVVEMVDLRAVDPQELIEAVSSARGIVLGTPPSQPSEAVASALSTIFAAAHNKQAIGLYDSYGGDDEPIDALLAQFRNLGLHTAFPPIRVKDQPTEAIYQQCEESGTDLGQWLTRADAIQTMKSLNSDLDKALGRLSGGLYIITARKGEVSGAMLASWVVQASFKPLGFTVAVAKDRAIESLMQVSDRFVLNVLGEDNYAPLMKHFLKRFPPGADRFAGVETQTASNGSPLLTAALAYLECEVVSRMDCSDHWLVYCQVEQGRVSRADVRTAVHHRKVGNHY; the protein is encoded by the coding sequence ATGGTCGCCACTGCTCCAGCGCCTCGCCTCAGTCTGGCCGTCGAAACCATTGGTCCCAACACGACCACCATCCGCTCCCTCGATTGGGATCGCAGCCGCTTTGATATCGAGTTTGGCCTGCAGAATGGCACGACCTACAACTCTTTCCTGATCGAAGCCGATCGCAAGGCGCTGGTCGATACCTCCCACGCCAAATTTCAAAACACCTATGTTCAGCAGGTGCAGGAACTAACCGACCTCAGCACGCTGGACTATCTGATCATCAGCCACACTGAGCCGGATCACAGTGGCCTTGTCGGCGATATTCTCGCGATCGCGCCGAACGTGACGGTTGTGGGTTCCAAGGTGGCGCTGCAATTCTTGGAAAACCAAGTCCATCGACCCTTCCAAAAACTACAAGTCAAAAACGGCGATCGCCTCGACCTCGGTCAGGGTCACGAGCTGGAGTTTGTCAGTGCGCCCAATCTGCATTGGCCCGACACGATCTTCACCTACGATCCCGCCAGCCAAATCCTCTTCACCTGTGATGCCTTTGGCATGCACTTCTGCGACGATCGCACCTTTGATGAAGACCTCCACCAGCTCGAAGGGGACTTTCAGTACTACTACGAGTGCCTGATGGCACCGAATGCGCGATCGGTGCTGGCAGCGCTGAAGCGGATGAAAGCGCTGGGCGAAATCACAACGATCGCCACGGGCCATGGCCCCTTGCTGCGCCGCAATCTGCGGGAATGGGTCGATCGCTACCAACATTGGAGCGAGCAAAAAGCGACTGCTGAAACCAGCGTCTTGATTGGCTACCTGTCGGACTATGGCTACAGCGATCGCCTCTCCCAAGCGATCGGGCGTGGCCTGGTCAAAACCGGTGTGGTAGTCGAAATGGTCGACTTACGAGCCGTCGATCCGCAGGAGTTGATCGAAGCCGTCAGCAGTGCGCGGGGCATTGTTTTGGGGACGCCGCCCAGTCAACCCTCTGAGGCAGTCGCCTCAGCCCTCAGCACGATTTTTGCGGCAGCTCACAACAAGCAGGCGATCGGTCTCTATGACTCCTACGGTGGCGATGATGAACCAATCGACGCCCTGCTAGCCCAGTTCCGCAATCTAGGCCTGCACACGGCTTTCCCGCCAATTCGCGTCAAGGATCAGCCGACGGAAGCGATCTATCAGCAGTGCGAAGAGTCGGGCACGGACTTAGGCCAATGGCTGACTCGTGCTGATGCTATCCAGACGATGAAGTCGCTGAACAGTGACCTCGATAAAGCGCTGGGACGGCTGAGTGGTGGGCTCTACATCATCACGGCCCGCAAGGGCGAAGTTAGCGGCGCCATGCTTGCCTCATGGGTGGTGCAAGCCAGCTTTAAGCCACTGGGTTTCACGGTTGCTGTTGCGAAGGATCGGGCAATCGAGTCGCTGATGCAAGTCAGCGATCGCTTTGTGCTCAATGTCTTGGGCGAAGACAACTACGCACCGCTGATGAAGCACTTCCTCAAGCGGTTCCCGCCGGGGGCCGATCGCTTTGCTGGCGTCGAAACGCAAACTGCTAGCAACGGCAGTCCCTTACTGACAGCGGCTTTGGCCTACCTTGAGTGTGAGGTCGTCAGCCGTATGGATTGCAGCGATCACTGGCTGGTCTACTGCCAAGTTGAACAAGGCCGCGTTTCGAGAGCGGATGTTCGCACCGCTGTTCACCACCGTAAAGTCGGTAACCACTATTAG
- a CDS encoding 4'-phosphopantetheinyl transferase family protein: MQRPNPSDAVPVPSIPSCDRGPIPTPVTWQPGPSQPELPERMVHLWRCCLTRSLSAADQAIVAADCDRAQAYGTQRRQQFLRGRWWLRQLLSLYLPEKPADFCFQLSPTGKPELPHTDLCFNLSHSGSTLLIAIARQPVGVDVEQPRSRSWLALARRYFPTAEQEAMQQSADCDRWGLASWVCKEAWIKAQGRTLANSLRHLACSWTATGQPCLQGLGSENSSIRLLQVDPQGQQWAAIASPDELDYQMWSASIILRNH; this comes from the coding sequence ATGCAACGCCCCAACCCTAGCGATGCGGTTCCAGTGCCGTCAATTCCCAGTTGCGATCGCGGCCCAATTCCCACACCAGTGACTTGGCAGCCTGGTCCATCCCAACCCGAACTCCCGGAGCGAATGGTGCATCTCTGGCGCTGTTGCCTAACGCGATCGCTCAGTGCGGCTGATCAGGCGATCGTGGCTGCGGATTGCGATCGAGCCCAAGCCTATGGCACTCAACGCCGTCAACAGTTTCTAAGGGGGCGCTGGTGGTTGCGGCAGCTTCTCAGCCTCTATCTACCAGAGAAACCAGCAGACTTTTGCTTTCAGCTCAGTCCCACAGGCAAGCCAGAATTACCGCACACCGATCTCTGCTTTAACCTCAGTCACAGCGGATCGACACTGTTGATTGCGATCGCCCGTCAACCTGTGGGGGTGGATGTGGAACAACCGCGATCGCGATCGTGGCTAGCTTTGGCACGTCGCTACTTCCCGACTGCGGAACAGGAGGCAATGCAACAATCTGCCGATTGCGATCGCTGGGGGCTGGCAAGCTGGGTCTGCAAAGAAGCCTGGATCAAAGCTCAAGGCCGGACGTTAGCCAATTCACTGCGCCATCTCGCGTGTAGCTGGACTGCGACAGGGCAACCCTGTCTGCAAGGGCTCGGTAGCGAGAACAGTTCGATCCGGCTGCTGCAAGTCGATCCTCAAGGCCAGCAGTGGGCTGCAATTGCTTCTCCTGACGAGTTGGACTATCAAATGTGGTCCGCGTCAATAATCTTGAGAAATCATTAA
- a CDS encoding DUF3102 domain-containing protein, giving the protein MHITIVPQTTEILSPEMLDISTISHQANILYFEIQKLESQKLLRSLAIGYLLSQAKALLPTGSWEQWVSEHCTFKRSMADEYRFLWEHRQELFEALNIPILDDQVFIKSAANPQFQPVEPELRDCQELNLSIRQALKVIRHSKRLIKKQNTPQQIYHRIEIVVSEFEPTELDRLVGQLHQDFQQAITKISIREIHRPHHRRRIRPEAV; this is encoded by the coding sequence ATGCATATCACTATAGTTCCCCAAACAACTGAGATTCTTTCACCAGAAATGCTAGATATCTCAACAATCAGTCATCAAGCAAATATTCTCTACTTCGAAATTCAAAAACTAGAGTCACAAAAGCTATTGCGATCGCTAGCAATCGGCTACTTACTATCCCAAGCAAAAGCCCTCCTACCCACTGGTAGCTGGGAGCAATGGGTCTCAGAACATTGCACCTTTAAGCGCAGCATGGCCGATGAGTACCGCTTCCTTTGGGAGCATCGCCAAGAGCTCTTTGAAGCACTCAATATCCCCATTCTGGATGATCAAGTGTTCATCAAAAGCGCTGCCAACCCTCAATTCCAACCGGTTGAGCCTGAACTCCGAGATTGCCAAGAGCTCAATCTTTCTATCCGACAAGCACTCAAGGTAATTCGGCACAGTAAGCGCTTAATCAAGAAGCAAAACACGCCGCAGCAGATTTACCACAGAATCGAAATTGTTGTCTCAGAATTTGAGCCAACAGAACTGGATCGCCTTGTGGGTCAGTTACATCAAGACTTTCAGCAAGCGATCACAAAAATTAGTATTCGTGAGATTCATCGCCCCCATCATCGGCGGAGAATTAGGCCTGAAGCTGTCTAA
- a CDS encoding DUF3685 domain-containing protein: MALPLSVKVVGDSPLLRLGLEAGITDRSDLQLTPPDGTVAPDVVLWVAAQPLDAQEALRWRSQYPETPILAILSLPQRSQLSMLQTLGIEGAWAISSDFDDLEATLRQIVAGQTRWPLPQDIRSTPVPPLGFFQWLHQSSLVQIDSQLLAIEGQLRHPDWSWLDRTFMMGRRRELKAARVLMDWLWNGGQATPLLALAQPPAPAADPLTLSPTARRIRDRQHLQVLLWDHLTERLQQPLTNLTGRPLELDILRRDRQRELLAIILRRLNDLIADLQFSQLSAEQIVEKLPQLHQDLWQHSLSDFYGRYRDLQIDSTKIELASRLRDEWPRLAPDLAARLHGDRQLLLTLVHGLPVMIDGTAYPLEAPEAQTRLQLLLENLLLRLGNAVVQPLLNCFAEVTAIKQEFYDAQHLSNRELTRFRNQLNWADRWEQLLDTPRSIYESQWPLLYFTAEGIDRCQVYAPREQELQQLSGVQQTITLVLEARDAIAPQVSNLIRWLGSGVVFVLTQLIGRGIGLVGRGVLQGIGNAWQPDRRLKGDR; this comes from the coding sequence ATGGCCTTGCCGTTATCAGTCAAAGTCGTTGGGGATTCGCCGTTGCTCCGGCTAGGGCTGGAGGCAGGGATCACCGATCGCTCGGATCTGCAGCTGACGCCGCCGGATGGCACAGTTGCTCCTGACGTGGTCTTGTGGGTGGCTGCGCAACCGCTGGATGCTCAAGAAGCCCTGCGCTGGCGATCGCAATATCCCGAGACCCCAATTCTGGCGATTCTGTCGCTCCCACAGCGATCGCAACTGTCAATGCTGCAGACCCTAGGAATCGAGGGGGCTTGGGCAATCAGTAGCGACTTTGACGACCTCGAAGCCACGCTACGTCAAATTGTCGCTGGGCAAACGCGCTGGCCTCTCCCGCAGGATATTCGCTCTACCCCGGTTCCGCCGCTGGGCTTCTTCCAGTGGTTGCACCAATCCAGCCTGGTGCAGATTGATTCGCAGCTGTTGGCGATCGAAGGTCAACTCCGACATCCCGACTGGAGCTGGCTTGACCGCACCTTTATGATGGGTCGCCGCCGCGAACTAAAAGCTGCTCGGGTTCTGATGGATTGGTTGTGGAATGGCGGGCAAGCGACCCCCTTGCTAGCGCTAGCCCAACCGCCTGCACCGGCCGCTGATCCCCTGACGCTGTCCCCCACAGCCCGCCGTATTCGCGATCGCCAACACCTGCAGGTTCTGCTTTGGGATCACCTGACGGAGCGCCTGCAGCAACCGCTGACCAACCTCACGGGGCGCCCCCTCGAGCTAGATATTTTGCGACGCGATCGCCAGCGTGAGTTACTGGCCATCATCCTGCGGCGTCTCAATGACTTGATTGCAGATTTACAGTTCTCTCAGCTCTCGGCTGAGCAAATCGTCGAGAAACTACCGCAGCTACATCAAGACCTGTGGCAACACAGCCTCAGTGACTTTTATGGCCGCTATCGCGATCTCCAGATCGACAGCACCAAAATCGAATTAGCCAGCAGACTCAGGGATGAGTGGCCACGCTTGGCACCTGACTTAGCAGCTCGACTCCATGGCGATCGCCAACTGCTGCTGACCTTGGTGCATGGGCTGCCTGTAATGATTGATGGCACGGCCTATCCCCTGGAAGCCCCAGAAGCGCAGACCCGTCTGCAACTCTTGCTGGAAAATTTATTGCTGCGTCTTGGTAATGCAGTCGTCCAACCCCTGCTCAACTGTTTTGCGGAAGTGACGGCGATCAAGCAGGAGTTCTACGACGCTCAGCATTTGTCGAATCGCGAACTGACCCGCTTTCGTAACCAGCTCAATTGGGCCGATCGCTGGGAACAGCTACTCGACACCCCGCGATCAATCTACGAGAGTCAATGGCCGCTGCTCTATTTCACAGCTGAGGGCATCGATCGCTGCCAGGTCTATGCACCCCGCGAACAGGAGTTACAACAGTTATCGGGTGTTCAGCAGACGATCACGCTTGTCCTCGAAGCCCGCGATGCGATCGCACCGCAAGTCAGCAACTTGATCCGTTGGCTGGGCAGCGGCGTAGTGTTTGTCCTCACGCAACTGATTGGCCGTGGGATTGGTTTGGTGGGGCGCGGTGTGCTGCAGGGTATCGGCAATGCTTGGCAACCCGATCGCCGACTGAAGGGCGATCGCTAA